A window from Sphingobacterium hotanense encodes these proteins:
- a CDS encoding 1-acyl-sn-glycerol-3-phosphate acyltransferase codes for MSNSFYSIYKLIQKHPKIALLSAMLFLIASVMVIKNIRFNEDINKVIPIDNSAATATNIIQQMSFTDKISVIFSKNEEATDDDLKDAAQAFLDTVAQYEHFYHNIQGTLDEDLFNRSFELVYTHLPVYLDDKDYATIAQKLHKDSIRKQVDQNYATLMGSGAPFMKEIIVKDPLQISFLALKKLQQFQGGTDYVFEDGFLFSKDRSKLFLFINPKFGGAETKNNEVFVDSLRGIQKALNQEFKNVETSYFGSAFIAVANAKQIKHDILTTVAISVSLLMLMLIFYYRNWFVPLIVMIPSVFGGLLGIICLYFIRSEISAISLSISAILIGITIDYALHFLTHSKSSANKKELFRDVSRPLLMSSSTTAIAFLCLLFVRSEALMDLGIFASIAVVATAVFTLIILPHVYQGKEIKHAHLIDRVAQYPFEKNKLLTGFSLLLIVLSLFTYHKVSFDGDLSKINYIPKDQQEAEKALNQGQEILKNLFIVSYGDQEADVLANSQAQLSQLQDNRSISSIQSINSLVPSIDAQQEAIARWNAFWTSSRKQTTISEIEQTSIAKGFVDQTHQPFYEALDREYTTISLQDIEDFDPQFYREFVHGDNSQYIISTLISLAPEDRDQFVKSFEESNKGKNNIIIDRQALNEQYLGYLINDFNSLVSYSFLAVIFILFFFYKRIELVIVASIPIALTGFITAGIMGLLNVPFNIFSTIVCTLVFGHGIDFTIFMTSALQKQYTNGKDEMPIYRTSIILAVLTTILAIGALIFAKHPALKSISSIALIGVSVAVLVTFVLYPLLFKFLFFNRIKKGLSPINLGLLLQSIFLFSYFAIASVFVSVLIRSLFWILPMSKLKKQVLFSKWMSLYMSSVLHLKHQVKKRMYHIDRIENRRPSILIANHSSFLDSLSMGMLHSNIVYLVNDWVYNSPVFGRAVRFLGFLPTSAGIEGQTDMLKERIGSTFSVVVFPEGTRSNTSEVHRFHKGAFFLSEELQMPITPVFLHGNAEALPKGDFIIYDGLGDIHVGEPIDPDNPQFGVGYAQRAKNIARYFKETYKQIRLRQEDENYFKAKLHLNYLYKEGDILSHVKLDFKKHKKLYHKLFLEIEEKARIAHITSDYGQVDFLLVHQFAARKLITFNSNPEHRDIAKAGFIVNKFHIQYVDQLEALWNNQEVLLLSAISQFDIEIPTHIQKIIVLCADISEDFVNFSLRHQEANYRVYLRNEGN; via the coding sequence ATGTCGAATAGTTTTTATTCCATTTATAAACTCATCCAAAAGCACCCAAAGATCGCATTGCTTAGCGCAATGCTTTTCCTGATTGCTTCCGTAATGGTCATTAAAAACATCCGATTCAATGAGGATATCAATAAAGTAATTCCTATCGATAATTCAGCGGCGACTGCAACCAACATCATACAGCAGATGTCTTTCACGGATAAAATCTCCGTAATCTTCAGTAAAAATGAAGAAGCCACCGATGATGACCTAAAGGATGCAGCACAAGCCTTTCTAGATACGGTAGCCCAATACGAGCATTTTTACCACAACATTCAAGGCACCTTAGATGAGGATTTATTCAATCGCTCCTTCGAATTGGTTTACACGCATTTACCCGTGTATCTTGACGATAAAGACTATGCTACTATTGCGCAAAAACTACATAAAGACAGTATCAGAAAACAAGTCGATCAAAACTATGCTACCCTAATGGGCAGTGGGGCACCTTTTATGAAAGAAATCATCGTTAAAGACCCGCTACAGATATCTTTTCTCGCCTTAAAAAAACTACAGCAATTTCAGGGAGGAACAGATTATGTTTTTGAAGACGGCTTCCTGTTCTCCAAAGACAGGTCCAAACTCTTTCTGTTCATCAACCCGAAATTTGGAGGTGCTGAAACAAAGAATAATGAAGTGTTTGTAGACAGTCTTAGAGGAATTCAAAAGGCCTTAAATCAAGAATTTAAAAATGTAGAGACCTCTTATTTCGGCTCAGCCTTTATCGCGGTTGCCAATGCGAAGCAGATAAAACACGATATCCTAACGACTGTAGCTATCTCAGTCAGCCTGCTCATGCTGATGCTGATCTTTTACTATAGAAACTGGTTTGTGCCTTTGATTGTAATGATTCCCTCCGTGTTTGGTGGTTTATTAGGCATTATCTGCCTCTACTTTATTCGATCAGAGATCTCTGCGATATCACTGTCCATCTCAGCCATTCTTATCGGTATTACGATTGATTATGCCTTACATTTCCTTACGCATTCCAAAAGCAGCGCTAATAAAAAAGAGCTCTTCCGTGACGTCTCGCGCCCATTATTAATGAGCAGCTCAACAACCGCTATCGCCTTCTTGTGCCTGCTGTTTGTTCGATCGGAAGCATTAATGGACTTAGGGATATTTGCCAGTATTGCTGTTGTAGCCACTGCAGTATTTACGCTCATTATCCTACCTCATGTCTATCAGGGAAAGGAAATAAAGCATGCCCACCTTATTGACCGGGTCGCGCAATATCCTTTTGAAAAGAATAAGCTGTTGACTGGTTTTTCGCTCTTGCTCATCGTTCTTAGCCTTTTCACTTATCACAAAGTGAGTTTTGACGGCGACCTCTCTAAGATAAACTATATCCCGAAAGACCAACAAGAAGCCGAAAAAGCGCTGAATCAGGGGCAGGAAATCTTGAAAAACCTGTTTATTGTCAGTTATGGAGATCAAGAAGCTGATGTATTAGCCAATAGTCAAGCGCAGTTAAGCCAACTACAGGACAACAGGAGCATCAGCAGCATCCAATCTATCAACAGCCTCGTGCCCAGCATAGACGCCCAGCAGGAAGCCATAGCGCGGTGGAATGCGTTTTGGACAAGCAGCAGAAAACAAACTACGATTAGTGAAATTGAACAAACAAGCATTGCTAAAGGCTTCGTAGACCAAACGCACCAACCTTTTTATGAAGCATTAGATCGCGAGTACACAACGATCAGCCTACAGGATATCGAAGATTTTGATCCTCAGTTCTACCGCGAATTCGTTCATGGCGATAATAGTCAGTACATTATTTCTACACTGATTTCCCTAGCGCCCGAAGATCGAGATCAATTTGTTAAATCCTTTGAAGAAAGCAATAAAGGAAAAAACAATATAATAATCGATAGACAAGCTTTAAATGAGCAATATTTGGGCTACCTTATCAACGATTTCAATAGCTTGGTGAGCTATTCCTTCCTCGCGGTAATCTTCATTCTATTCTTTTTTTATAAGCGAATTGAGCTAGTTATCGTTGCATCCATTCCAATTGCATTGACGGGCTTTATTACAGCGGGTATCATGGGACTTCTGAACGTCCCATTTAACATCTTCAGCACGATCGTATGCACGCTTGTATTTGGACATGGTATCGACTTCACGATATTTATGACCAGTGCGCTGCAGAAACAATACACGAACGGTAAAGATGAAATGCCTATCTATAGAACCTCCATTATTCTTGCCGTGTTGACGACTATATTGGCCATTGGAGCACTCATCTTTGCTAAGCACCCAGCGTTGAAATCCATTTCATCCATTGCGCTTATTGGGGTCAGCGTTGCTGTATTAGTTACATTTGTCCTTTACCCTTTATTATTTAAATTCCTGTTTTTTAATCGGATCAAGAAAGGTCTATCTCCTATTAACTTGGGGCTGCTGTTACAGAGCATCTTCCTTTTCTCCTACTTTGCTATTGCAAGTGTATTCGTTTCTGTCCTCATCCGATCTTTGTTCTGGATACTACCGATGTCCAAGTTGAAAAAGCAAGTTCTATTCTCAAAATGGATGTCCCTATACATGTCCTCAGTACTTCACTTAAAACATCAAGTGAAGAAAAGAATGTACCATATCGACCGTATTGAGAACAGACGCCCAAGCATATTGATCGCAAACCATAGTTCATTCTTAGATAGCCTGAGTATGGGTATGCTGCATTCCAATATAGTTTATCTAGTCAACGACTGGGTTTACAACTCTCCCGTATTTGGCCGCGCTGTACGCTTTTTAGGTTTTCTACCTACCTCAGCAGGCATCGAAGGACAAACGGACATGCTAAAAGAACGCATAGGAAGTACGTTCTCTGTTGTCGTATTTCCGGAAGGCACACGATCCAATACCTCGGAGGTCCATCGATTCCATAAAGGCGCATTCTTTCTATCCGAAGAATTACAGATGCCAATTACCCCAGTTTTCCTTCATGGTAATGCTGAAGCGCTACCCAAAGGCGATTTCATCATATACGACGGCCTAGGCGATATACACGTAGGCGAGCCAATCGACCCAGATAATCCTCAATTCGGTGTCGGCTATGCCCAACGCGCCAAGAACATTGCTCGTTATTTCAAAGAAACTTATAAACAGATCAGGCTCCGCCAGGAAGATGAAAACTATTTCAAAGCTAAACTACACTTAAATTACCTGTACAAAGAAGGAGATATACTAAGTCACGTAAAACTTGATTTCAAAAAACATAAGAAGCTATACCATAAATTGTTTTTAGAAATAGAGGAGAAGGCAAGGATAGCACATATCACAAGCGACTACGGTCAAGTAGACTTCCTGCTTGTGCATCAGTTTGCCGCACGAAAGCTTATCACCTTTAACAGCAACCCGGAGCATCGCGATATTGCGAAGGCAGGTTTTATCGTCAATAAATTCCACATCCAATATGTAGATCAGCTGGAAGCACTATGGAACAATCAGGAGGTGCTTTTGCTCTCTGCTATTTCCCAATTTGATATAGAAATCCCTACACATATACAGAAGATCATTGTTCTTTGCGCTGATATTAGCGAAGATTTTGTAAATTTCTCGCTGCGTCATCAAGAAGCAAATTACCGCGTATATCTTAGAAATGAAGGAAACTAG
- a CDS encoding TonB-dependent receptor domain-containing protein: MQFHFTLLAVLFFISTLCLGQSLSGIKGIVLNEFHEALDQVSIRIEHADSNTFSLSSDAKGQFFQKLPAGRYQIKFSYLGHAEATNDNILVTDRIIDLGEIILKAQSNTIDAVAITGRKRLIEQKSDRMIINVENSLLSDGLTALEILQRAPGVKVDDDGNISMRGKADVGVMINGKLSYLSQKELATLLQGTSSSSLKSVELISNPSAKYDAAGMGGMINIVLKDGRKPGFNLAVNGFGGGGRKERYGAGLNFNKQEKAFNIYGSYDYTYRGEEEYRNFDRYYADLGIAGGSAVSKQYSKTNEPLNTNNAKVGFDYHPFINTQLGLLWSGNFGTYKNRNAGYKNVFNTSASPISKALTYNDNVSRWNTNNINLSFQQKIGAKDHTLSADFDYMYADYDADQALNTYYQETDYEQAFVSMRKNETPSVSKLRVGKVDYLHHLSNKQRFEIGWKSSWMNSDNNAINDTLSVADWVRDLGTSNHFLFDEQIHAGYMNYHLESGPWTLMAGLRAEHTNAVGNQLTTNSINKRKYTNLFPSGSLGYRLNDNHQLQFSYSRRINRPEYEDLNPFRYFVDASIFWEGNPLLQPELAHSFELNYSLMKDLHLSLFYTDVKDVMTSVLTQLPEQQVTIRSLQNIEGYRNKGINVNYAFSPVKSFSSINNITAHENYFFGSFREEKIDNRQWSVDFLTTNTLNLPKQWSFELIAAYQSPQSDGVFKQKSTGHVSAGVMKRFFDNKLNLKFAANDIFKTRRYQTESFSGNVRMNQYINLDSRTFLLSLSYKIGTNGKAFDRLNKKNEEQSRVRGGS, translated from the coding sequence ATGCAGTTTCATTTCACATTATTAGCCGTACTATTTTTTATATCGACTCTCTGTTTAGGGCAATCTCTTTCAGGTATCAAGGGGATTGTGCTAAATGAGTTTCATGAAGCGCTGGATCAAGTCAGTATTCGTATTGAGCACGCCGATTCAAATACATTTTCTTTATCGAGTGATGCCAAGGGTCAGTTTTTTCAGAAATTGCCAGCAGGTAGATACCAGATAAAGTTTTCCTATCTAGGCCATGCCGAGGCAACGAACGATAATATCCTCGTTACAGACCGGATAATAGACCTAGGCGAAATTATCTTGAAGGCACAGTCCAACACGATTGATGCGGTAGCCATAACTGGAAGGAAGCGTCTGATTGAACAGAAGTCAGACCGCATGATCATCAACGTAGAGAATAGTCTGCTTTCCGATGGCTTAACCGCGCTAGAAATCTTGCAAAGGGCTCCAGGCGTGAAAGTAGATGATGATGGTAATATCAGTATGCGTGGAAAAGCAGATGTAGGCGTCATGATCAATGGCAAATTGTCTTACCTCTCTCAAAAGGAACTGGCCACCTTGCTGCAAGGAACCTCTTCTTCTTCCTTAAAATCCGTTGAACTGATCAGCAATCCCTCGGCGAAGTATGACGCCGCAGGCATGGGAGGAATGATCAACATCGTATTGAAAGATGGCAGAAAGCCTGGATTCAATCTTGCAGTAAACGGCTTTGGCGGGGGCGGCAGGAAAGAGCGTTATGGAGCAGGCCTAAATTTCAATAAGCAAGAAAAGGCATTTAATATATATGGAAGCTATGACTACACTTACCGGGGCGAAGAAGAATATAGAAACTTTGATCGCTACTATGCCGATTTGGGAATAGCCGGTGGATCGGCGGTTTCCAAACAATACTCGAAGACAAATGAACCACTAAATACGAATAATGCTAAGGTTGGGTTTGATTACCATCCTTTTATAAACACACAGTTAGGCCTGTTATGGTCAGGGAACTTTGGAACATACAAAAATAGGAACGCAGGCTATAAAAACGTCTTCAACACTTCTGCGTCTCCTATTTCCAAAGCCCTGACCTATAACGATAATGTGAGTCGGTGGAATACGAATAATATCAACTTAAGTTTCCAGCAAAAAATAGGAGCCAAGGATCATACTTTGTCTGCAGATTTTGACTATATGTATGCTGATTACGATGCCGATCAAGCATTGAATACCTATTATCAGGAAACGGATTATGAGCAAGCTTTTGTTTCTATGCGTAAAAACGAAACACCTTCGGTGAGTAAACTTAGGGTTGGAAAGGTCGACTACCTGCATCATTTATCAAATAAGCAACGTTTCGAAATCGGATGGAAGAGCAGTTGGATGAATTCGGACAATAATGCAATCAACGATACTTTAAGTGTAGCTGACTGGGTTCGTGACTTAGGTACAAGCAACCATTTTCTTTTTGACGAGCAGATCCATGCGGGATATATGAATTATCATCTGGAGTCGGGTCCTTGGACCTTGATGGCGGGCTTACGTGCTGAGCATACTAACGCCGTTGGCAATCAATTAACAACGAACAGCATCAATAAACGAAAATATACAAATCTATTTCCTAGTGGCTCTTTAGGATACAGATTGAACGATAACCACCAGTTGCAATTTTCCTATAGTCGTCGGATCAATAGACCGGAGTACGAGGACTTGAACCCTTTTCGTTATTTTGTGGATGCTTCCATCTTCTGGGAAGGAAACCCGCTATTGCAACCCGAATTAGCCCATAGCTTCGAACTGAACTATTCGTTGATGAAAGATCTTCATCTTTCGCTGTTCTATACTGACGTTAAAGATGTGATGACTAGCGTCCTCACGCAGTTGCCTGAGCAGCAGGTAACCATTCGAAGTTTGCAAAATATCGAGGGATATCGCAATAAGGGCATCAATGTGAACTACGCATTCTCGCCTGTTAAATCATTCAGCAGCATTAACAATATTACGGCACATGAGAATTACTTCTTCGGATCATTCCGCGAGGAAAAGATTGATAATAGGCAATGGTCGGTAGACTTTTTAACTACAAATACCTTGAACCTGCCTAAGCAGTGGTCGTTTGAATTGATTGCCGCTTATCAGTCGCCACAATCGGATGGTGTTTTCAAACAGAAATCCACCGGACATGTTTCTGCCGGTGTCATGAAGCGATTTTTTGATAATAAGTTGAACCTGAAGTTTGCTGCCAATGATATTTTCAAAACACGCCGATATCAAACGGAATCTTTCTCAGGCAATGTCCGTATGAACCAATATATCAATCTAGATAGCCGGACTTTCCTGCTCTCCCTATCCTATAAAATCGGAACGAATGGGAAAGCTTTCGATCGGCTAAATAAGAAGAACGAAGAGCAGAGCCGCGTTCGCGGCGGAAGCTAA
- a CDS encoding NUDIX hydrolase produces MEIDKVALIYIKDRKVLSSINKNRELWYLPGGKRDGNETDQETLIREVKEELDGDIIPDSIAYFGTFRAQADPFKFPQGVEVKMSCYTAEFRGTPVASSEIEKIAFFEYADHVKSSPVDVLIFQDLLEKGLID; encoded by the coding sequence ATGGAAATCGATAAAGTTGCCCTTATTTATATCAAAGACCGCAAAGTGTTGAGCTCGATCAATAAGAATCGAGAGCTATGGTATTTGCCGGGTGGTAAGCGCGATGGCAACGAAACGGATCAGGAAACGCTGATTAGAGAAGTGAAGGAAGAATTGGATGGGGATATTATTCCTGATAGCATTGCATACTTCGGAACTTTTCGCGCACAAGCCGACCCGTTTAAGTTTCCACAGGGAGTGGAGGTGAAGATGTCTTGTTATACGGCTGAATTCCGCGGAACCCCCGTGGCGTCTAGCGAGATTGAAAAGATTGCATTTTTTGAATATGCAGACCATGTGAAGTCTAGCCCCGTAGACGTATTAATTTTCCAAGATCTATTGGAAAAAGGATTAATTGATTAG
- a CDS encoding phytoene desaturase family protein: protein MKETRRFDVVVMGSGLGGLVTGLLLAKAGKKVCILEKNNQYGGNLQTFVRDREIFDSGVHYIGSLAEDENLGQYWKYLGVLDQIQFERMDLNQFDVIRFKDDPTAYPQAQGYENFILQLSNHFPEEEKAIRNYIETVKRYCAQFPLYELKEGFGYDEDVMRDSCLDIISSLTQNEKLQAVLLGNGFLYGLHADSPFYMHALIVKSYIQSAWRCIRGGSQISKAFTKQLRLHGAKLYTYQEVEALNFDGDKIKSCETKDFIYEAETFVSNLSVLKLFKLFDDYNYQKPYIKRLESLKEGPSAFSTHIVLKENTVPYFNHNIYHFDEPADALSYEDNWNGDRPKSVMISCTPQHANPKYASSISVLTYMDFKQVEQWEDTRNTVAEPLHRGNSYDEFKNRISKEMIDILSLYFFEIQKNIKSIYTSTPLTYRDYIGTRRGAMYGIEKHASNPLASMISPKTKVKNLYLTGQDVRLHGILGVTISGFMAAGEILGREEFFDRFLKSVRNV from the coding sequence ATGAAGGAAACTAGACGTTTTGATGTTGTTGTTATGGGAAGTGGACTTGGCGGTCTAGTGACAGGACTGTTGCTTGCGAAAGCAGGAAAGAAGGTCTGCATCCTCGAAAAAAACAACCAATACGGCGGCAATCTGCAAACCTTTGTTCGCGACCGAGAAATCTTCGACTCCGGTGTCCACTACATTGGATCGCTCGCTGAAGATGAGAATCTAGGCCAGTATTGGAAATACCTAGGTGTTTTAGATCAGATTCAATTTGAACGAATGGATCTCAATCAGTTTGATGTAATCCGTTTCAAAGACGATCCCACAGCATATCCACAGGCACAAGGCTACGAAAATTTCATCCTACAACTTAGCAATCACTTCCCTGAGGAAGAAAAAGCTATTCGGAATTATATAGAAACGGTCAAGCGCTACTGCGCGCAATTTCCCTTATACGAGCTTAAAGAAGGCTTTGGTTATGATGAGGATGTTATGCGAGACAGCTGTCTCGATATCATTTCATCGCTGACCCAGAACGAGAAACTGCAAGCCGTCCTCTTGGGAAACGGCTTCCTTTATGGTCTGCACGCCGATTCGCCGTTTTACATGCATGCATTAATCGTAAAATCCTACATTCAGAGCGCATGGCGATGCATACGTGGCGGGAGCCAGATCAGTAAAGCATTCACGAAGCAATTGCGCTTGCATGGTGCAAAACTTTATACCTATCAGGAGGTCGAGGCTTTGAACTTTGACGGGGATAAGATCAAAAGCTGTGAGACCAAGGACTTCATTTATGAAGCGGAAACCTTTGTCTCGAATTTAAGCGTTTTAAAGCTCTTTAAGCTATTTGATGACTACAATTACCAGAAGCCTTATATTAAGCGCCTAGAAAGCTTAAAAGAAGGCCCATCTGCATTTTCAACCCATATAGTACTTAAAGAAAATACGGTTCCGTATTTTAATCATAATATTTATCATTTCGATGAGCCAGCCGACGCCTTGAGTTATGAAGACAATTGGAATGGCGACAGGCCCAAATCCGTCATGATATCCTGTACGCCGCAACATGCGAATCCAAAATACGCCAGCAGTATTTCCGTGTTGACCTATATGGATTTCAAACAGGTGGAGCAGTGGGAAGATACGCGCAACACGGTCGCGGAACCCTTACATCGTGGTAACAGCTACGACGAATTCAAGAATAGAATTTCTAAAGAAATGATCGACATATTGTCGTTATACTTCTTTGAAATTCAGAAAAATATTAAATCCATATATACTTCTACTCCACTCACCTACCGCGACTATATCGGCACACGACGGGGTGCAATGTATGGAATAGAGAAGCATGCATCGAACCCTTTGGCGAGCATGATATCTCCAAAAACCAAGGTGAAAAACCTATATCTAACCGGACAGGATGTTCGTTTGCATGGTATCCTCGGAGTAACAATCAGCGGCTTTATGGCTGCAGGTGAAATACTTGGAAGAGAAGAGTTCTTCGATCGTTTTCTAAAATCTGTACGAAATGTGTAG
- a CDS encoding C45 family autoproteolytic acyltransferase/hydolase, which translates to MCRAFCLFLILFLLSSCGSIKNLKKESARFQQEFDSINVRLESEDQLSQSPYGNLQLRLKGNDFELGYKKGLITKPFLQHQEDVFFQKVAEFVPKPRRQRLLMKFLKWYHLDILQDIPLSYRKEIYGLSRHAGNKYDYVGNKYERSLLLHGAHDIGHAMQDLMLVGCSSVALWDSKTQDGKLLIGRNFDFYVNDAFAVNKIVEFIAPDEGYKYASVSWPGMIGVVSGMNEKGLTITLNAGKSSIPLRGKTPISIVARDILQHAQNIEKAIQIAKGFEVFISESLLIGSAQDNRAVNIEMSPKRFDVFEVNNDILFCTNHFQSSVYTKDKRNKAHISSSHSQYRLDKLEQSFSKKGTYQPEDIAKVLRDETGLNNEDIGYGNEKALNQLLAHHAVIFKPDELLMWVSNNPYQLGTFEAYDLRKAFHNEKPIQAIKELEIPADPFLKTKAFADFQQFRGLLPKIERATKTKQEISDSDLQLLEKSNPNLWLTYKVLGDYHFKHQNWEKASHYYEIALSKEVSSEKAKEQLQKQLLKARKKL; encoded by the coding sequence ATGTGTAGAGCCTTCTGTCTTTTCCTAATCTTATTTCTCCTCTCTTCTTGCGGGTCGATCAAGAATCTTAAAAAAGAAAGCGCAAGATTTCAGCAAGAATTTGACAGTATTAATGTTAGGCTAGAAAGCGAAGACCAATTAAGTCAATCTCCTTATGGAAACCTACAATTGCGCCTAAAAGGGAATGATTTTGAACTAGGCTACAAAAAAGGCTTGATTACCAAACCTTTCTTACAGCATCAGGAGGATGTTTTTTTTCAGAAAGTTGCAGAATTTGTGCCGAAGCCAAGACGACAGCGCTTATTGATGAAGTTTTTAAAATGGTATCATCTTGATATCCTGCAGGATATCCCCCTCAGCTATCGAAAAGAGATATATGGACTATCCAGACACGCTGGAAATAAATACGATTATGTAGGCAACAAATACGAAAGGAGCTTACTCCTACACGGTGCGCATGATATCGGCCATGCCATGCAAGATCTGATGCTCGTTGGCTGTTCCAGTGTGGCGCTATGGGATAGCAAAACCCAAGACGGCAAACTACTGATCGGTCGAAACTTCGACTTCTATGTCAACGACGCATTCGCAGTAAACAAAATTGTTGAATTCATTGCCCCCGACGAGGGTTACAAATATGCTTCCGTCTCATGGCCTGGAATGATTGGCGTCGTATCGGGAATGAATGAAAAGGGACTGACTATCACCCTCAATGCCGGCAAGTCGAGTATTCCGCTTCGCGGAAAAACGCCGATCTCAATCGTTGCGCGCGATATTTTGCAGCATGCACAGAACATCGAAAAAGCAATACAGATCGCAAAAGGTTTTGAAGTTTTCATATCTGAATCTTTATTGATTGGTTCTGCGCAAGATAATCGAGCGGTCAACATTGAAATGAGCCCCAAGCGATTCGATGTGTTCGAAGTAAACAATGATATTCTTTTCTGTACCAATCATTTTCAATCGTCTGTCTACACAAAAGATAAAAGAAACAAAGCACATATATCCAGTTCCCACAGCCAATATCGCCTCGATAAACTGGAGCAATCTTTCAGCAAGAAAGGAACCTATCAGCCTGAAGATATTGCCAAGGTATTGCGCGATGAAACAGGCTTGAATAATGAAGATATAGGGTATGGAAATGAAAAAGCACTGAACCAACTGCTAGCCCATCATGCCGTAATCTTTAAGCCGGACGAACTGTTGATGTGGGTATCGAATAACCCTTATCAACTTGGCACATTTGAAGCCTATGATCTTCGGAAAGCATTCCACAACGAAAAGCCAATTCAGGCGATCAAAGAACTAGAAATACCGGCAGATCCGTTTCTAAAAACGAAAGCCTTCGCGGATTTTCAGCAATTCAGAGGCTTACTCCCCAAAATCGAACGGGCTACGAAAACAAAACAGGAAATTTCAGATAGCGATCTACAGTTATTAGAAAAATCTAATCCAAACCTTTGGTTAACATATAAAGTACTGGGAGATTACCATTTTAAACATCAAAACTGGGAAAAGGCCAGCCATTATTACGAAATTGCACTTAGCAAAGAAGTGAGTTCTGAAAAAGCGAAAGAGCAGCTGCAGAAACAACTTCTAAAAGCAAGAAAGAAACTATGA
- a CDS encoding phenylacetate--CoA ligase family protein: MIPRIETQEKLEIIAFQNELLRKQIAYLMANSPFYQRKFKAENIQLDTIQSIEDLSKVSVTTKTDLQLFNDDFLCVPKKALRDYSTTSGTLGDPVTFGLTDQDLDRLAYNEMLSFECAGVKEGDLVQLMTTIDRRFMAGMAYFLGLRKLGAGIIRVGAGVPPLQWDSILRYEPKYLIAVPSFILKMIEYAEENNIDYKGSSVKGVICIGESLRTADLQPTLLASKIQEKWPIELYSTYASTEMSAAFTECEAFQGGHQHPELIITEILDDQDLPVKNGELGELVVTTLGIEAMPLLRFKTGDLVRKYSEPCSCGRTTDRLGPVEGRKQQMIKYKGTTLYPPAMHDAVAHFSEVKLHLIEISSNEIGTDEILIRIFATDSSEEFAGKLKDYFRARLRVTPHISFEDEATLQKIIYNPLSRKPITFIDNR, from the coding sequence ATGATTCCAAGAATAGAGACCCAAGAAAAGTTAGAAATAATAGCCTTCCAGAACGAACTGTTAAGAAAACAGATCGCTTATTTGATGGCTAATTCGCCTTTCTATCAGCGAAAATTCAAAGCGGAAAATATTCAGCTTGACACCATACAGTCAATTGAAGACCTATCGAAAGTTTCCGTAACGACAAAAACGGACTTGCAATTATTTAATGATGACTTCCTCTGTGTCCCTAAAAAGGCGCTCAGAGACTATTCGACGACTTCCGGAACGCTGGGTGACCCCGTAACTTTTGGACTAACTGATCAGGATCTGGACCGCCTTGCCTACAACGAGATGCTTTCTTTCGAATGTGCTGGCGTAAAAGAAGGGGATCTGGTACAGCTAATGACCACAATAGACCGTCGTTTTATGGCCGGTATGGCCTATTTCCTTGGTCTACGAAAACTCGGGGCTGGCATCATCCGCGTTGGGGCAGGCGTGCCGCCACTGCAATGGGACTCTATCCTGCGCTACGAACCCAAATACCTGATCGCCGTCCCTTCTTTCATCCTCAAGATGATAGAATATGCCGAAGAGAATAATATTGATTATAAAGGATCATCCGTCAAAGGTGTAATCTGTATTGGCGAGTCGCTACGCACGGCCGACCTACAACCTACGCTTTTGGCGAGTAAAATACAGGAAAAATGGCCTATCGAGCTCTATTCGACCTATGCTTCTACAGAAATGAGTGCCGCATTTACGGAATGTGAAGCTTTTCAGGGAGGACATCAGCACCCGGAGCTAATCATTACTGAAATTCTTGATGATCAAGACCTGCCTGTAAAAAATGGCGAATTAGGCGAGCTTGTTGTTACGACTTTAGGCATAGAAGCCATGCCTCTATTGCGCTTTAAAACGGGCGATCTTGTAAGAAAATATAGCGAACCCTGCTCCTGCGGGCGAACAACGGATAGATTAGGTCCCGTAGAAGGCAGAAAACAGCAGATGATAAAATATAAGGGAACTACCCTCTATCCGCCTGCTATGCATGATGCTGTAGCACATTTCAGCGAAGTGAAACTGCACCTCATCGAAATATCATCGAATGAAATCGGCACAGATGAAATCCTGATTCGCATATTCGCAACGGATAGCTCCGAAGAATTTGCTGGCAAATTGAAGGACTATTTTAGAGCCAGACTACGTGTCACTCCACACATCAGTTTTGAAGATGAAGCGACATTACAGAAGATAATATACAATCCACTTAGCCGCAAACCTATCACCTTTATTGATAATCGATAG